A part of Nitrospirota bacterium genomic DNA contains:
- the glpK gene encoding glycerol kinase GlpK, with protein sequence MGYILALDQGTTSSRAILFNQKGEIVSSAFREVAQIYPQAGWVEHNPAEIWNSQISSAKEAVIKGGISPREILTIGITNQRETTILWDRLTGEPLYNAIVWQCRRSSPLCHQLKAEGFAGPIRKKTGLVVDAYFSATKIKWLIENIPEIQKKAKKGEALFGTVNSWLLYQLTGKKVHATDYSNASRTMLFNIHKLSWDQELLERFGIPVSILPEVKNSSEIYGYTHPDLFEGVSIPISGMAGDQHAALFGQGAFQKGSGKNTYGTGCFLLMNTGDQPVVSKTGLLTTIAWGLENKITYALEGSVFIGGAVIQWLRDELKIIQNAAESEDLALSLKNNGGVYLVPAFVGLGAPYWDMEARGIIVGLTRGAGRAHIARAALESIAYQVKDLMTVMEQDSGFSLQDLRVDGGAVKNNFLMQFQSDMINTPLIRPKVTETTAMGAAYLAGLAVGFWKNLEEIQKNWQEERRFLPSMGETQRNQYYNEWKRAVEKSR encoded by the coding sequence ATGGGATATATTCTTGCTCTGGATCAAGGGACGACCAGTTCCCGCGCCATTCTTTTTAATCAAAAGGGAGAGATTGTTTCATCCGCATTCCGGGAGGTGGCCCAGATTTATCCCCAGGCCGGATGGGTTGAACATAATCCGGCGGAAATTTGGAACTCTCAAATCTCTTCCGCAAAAGAGGCTGTTATTAAAGGAGGAATTTCTCCCCGGGAAATTCTTACGATTGGGATCACGAACCAGAGAGAAACCACGATTCTCTGGGATAGATTAACCGGCGAACCTCTTTACAATGCGATTGTCTGGCAGTGCCGCCGGAGCAGCCCGCTTTGTCATCAACTCAAGGCGGAAGGTTTCGCCGGACCCATCCGGAAGAAAACCGGGCTTGTGGTTGACGCTTACTTTTCTGCCACTAAAATCAAGTGGCTGATCGAGAACATTCCTGAAATTCAAAAAAAAGCAAAGAAAGGAGAAGCGCTCTTTGGCACGGTGAATAGCTGGCTGCTATATCAGTTAACCGGGAAAAAAGTTCACGCGACAGATTACTCCAATGCCTCCCGTACCATGCTTTTTAATATCCACAAACTTTCATGGGATCAGGAGCTTCTTGAAAGGTTTGGCATCCCGGTTTCGATACTTCCGGAAGTAAAAAACTCCTCCGAAATTTATGGATACACCCATCCTGATTTATTCGAGGGAGTGTCTATTCCAATTTCGGGAATGGCCGGGGACCAGCACGCGGCGCTTTTTGGCCAGGGCGCTTTTCAAAAAGGTAGCGGGAAAAATACCTACGGGACAGGATGTTTTCTTCTGATGAATACGGGAGACCAGCCTGTCGTTTCAAAAACCGGGCTTCTCACAACGATTGCCTGGGGGCTTGAAAATAAAATCACCTATGCCCTGGAAGGGTCTGTTTTTATAGGCGGAGCGGTGATTCAGTGGTTAAGGGATGAGTTGAAAATTATTCAGAACGCGGCTGAAAGCGAGGATCTTGCCCTTTCCCTTAAAAATAACGGCGGCGTCTATCTCGTTCCAGCCTTTGTAGGCCTTGGGGCTCCTTACTGGGATATGGAGGCCAGGGGCATTATCGTCGGACTGACCCGGGGCGCCGGCCGGGCACATATCGCGAGGGCGGCCCTGGAATCGATTGCTTACCAGGTAAAAGATCTCATGACGGTTATGGAACAAGACTCTGGATTCTCTTTACAAGACCTCCGGGTAGACGGAGGAGCGGTAAAAAATAATTTTTTAATGCAGTTTCAATCAGACATGATAAACACACCGCTTATCAGACCCAAAGTCACTGAAACGACTGCAATGGGCGCCGCGTATTTGGCGGGCCTGGCTGTTGGATTTTGGAAAAATTTAGAAGAAATTCAAAAAAACTGGCAGGAGGAACGGCGGTTTCTTCCTTCTATGGGGGAAACCCAAAGAAATCAATATTACAATGAATGGAAAAGGGCAGTGGAAAAATCAAGATGA
- a CDS encoding DnaJ domain-containing protein, whose product MSVKFKDYYEVLGVKKDASAQEIKSAFRKLARKHHPDLASPAQKKSSEEKFKEINEANEVLSDPEKRKKYDFLGANYREGMEFTPPGFGAGGEGFRTSDFGAEFGGMGAFSDFFEAVFGSQRGREGHRQTAAHQRRTVRGEDVQAEIELTLEEAHRGGIKKITIDLGYGRKHLEVNIPPGVREESKIRLAGQGHPDGGNPGDLYLIVKLKPHPLFKIEGDDIILTQLIYPWDAVFGTDLEIATLDGTVRLKIPAGSKSGQKLRVKEKGLQKKKGERGDFYVVLQIVLPEKITEKEKELYHQLKTLSSK is encoded by the coding sequence ATGAGTGTGAAATTTAAAGATTATTATGAAGTCCTGGGGGTCAAAAAGGATGCTTCCGCTCAGGAGATTAAGTCTGCTTTCCGAAAACTTGCCCGTAAACATCATCCTGATTTGGCCAGCCCTGCCCAAAAAAAATCGTCGGAAGAAAAGTTTAAAGAGATTAATGAAGCGAATGAAGTTTTGAGCGATCCGGAAAAGCGGAAAAAATACGATTTTTTAGGAGCCAACTACCGCGAGGGAATGGAGTTTACTCCTCCTGGTTTCGGAGCTGGCGGGGAAGGATTTCGCACATCTGATTTTGGCGCTGAATTTGGCGGAATGGGAGCTTTTAGCGACTTTTTTGAAGCTGTTTTTGGTTCGCAGAGGGGGCGCGAGGGCCATCGGCAAACGGCTGCCCACCAGAGAAGAACCGTTAGAGGAGAGGATGTTCAAGCCGAAATTGAACTGACCCTGGAAGAGGCCCACCGCGGCGGGATAAAAAAGATAACCATCGATTTGGGATATGGCCGAAAACATCTCGAAGTCAATATCCCGCCAGGCGTTCGGGAGGAGTCGAAAATCCGGCTTGCCGGCCAGGGACATCCCGATGGAGGAAATCCCGGCGATCTCTATTTAATCGTAAAACTAAAACCCCATCCTCTGTTTAAAATCGAGGGGGATGATATTATCCTGACCCAATTGATTTATCCGTGGGATGCTGTTTTTGGGACAGACCTTGAAATTGCAACGCTTGATGGGACCGTTAGGTTAAAAATTCCCGCCGGAAGCAAAAGTGGACAAAAATTACGGGTGAAAGAAAAGGGACTCCAAAAGAAAAAAGGAGAAAGAGGGGACTTCTACGTTGTCCTTCAAATCGTCCTTCCTGAAAAAATAACGGAAAAAGAAAAAGAACTCTACCATCAGCTTAAGACCCTTTCTTCAAAATAA
- the ligA gene encoding NAD-dependent DNA ligase LigA, with protein MTMDPILKEIKALREQINHHNYLYYILNQPSISDAEYDRFFKQLVELEKKYPEFLAPDSPTQRVGAPLESLGKTVLHDLPMLSLDNAFSEEEALEFDKRVRKVIQREEIEYVVEPKYDGVSSSLVYENGLFTRGSTRGDGFRGEDITGNLRTIQTIPLRLRKMPGLEGSDAPFPRHIEIRGEVLIPKEVFKEINRIQAENGLPIFANPRNSASGSLRQLDPAITARRNLHFYAWGTGKVEGARFHSQIGLLNQLKEWGFRVSPEMTLCPSIEAAVQKHHQIETGRKEMTFDIDGVVIKVNKIDDQQKLGETARHPRWGLAYKFKPMQMTTRILKIEVQVGRTGILTPVAILEPVEIGGVTVSRATLHTEGEMLEKNVLVGDTVFVERAGDVIPEVIKPVVEKRTGQETPFHMPLECPVCHAAVEKEGAYLFCINLSCPAQIQGKIVHLCSRKGFDIAGLGKKKVDQLYENGLLKNLSDIFYLKSKKDELVRLPGWEEKSTQNLIEQIEKSKRISFSRFLYSLSIRGIGSSVGKILSQHFGSLDRLENGAQEELTGIFGIGPELANNIVHFFYEERNRETIARILKAGVQIEYEAVPVKGIWAGKKVVITGTFKSHSREELTEKIEKEGGEVTSSVSSKTHFILAGENPGSKLDKARALEVRVLSEEEFLEMVKE; from the coding sequence ATGACGATGGACCCCATTCTGAAAGAAATCAAAGCGCTTCGGGAGCAAATCAATCATCATAATTATCTTTATTATATCTTAAATCAGCCTTCCATTTCCGATGCCGAGTATGATCGGTTTTTCAAACAGCTCGTTGAACTTGAAAAAAAATATCCGGAATTTCTTGCCCCCGATTCTCCGACCCAACGGGTGGGCGCCCCTTTAGAAAGCCTGGGCAAGACGGTTCTTCATGATCTTCCGATGCTAAGCCTTGACAATGCGTTTTCTGAAGAGGAGGCGCTTGAGTTTGATAAACGAGTTCGAAAGGTGATCCAAAGGGAGGAAATTGAATACGTCGTCGAACCGAAATATGACGGCGTCTCCTCCTCTTTAGTTTATGAGAACGGTCTTTTTACCCGGGGATCGACCAGGGGAGATGGATTTAGGGGAGAAGATATCACCGGCAATTTGAGAACCATTCAGACGATCCCGCTGCGTCTCAGAAAAATGCCCGGGCTCGAAGGCTCCGACGCCCCATTTCCCCGGCACATTGAAATCCGCGGTGAAGTTCTAATCCCAAAAGAGGTTTTTAAGGAGATCAACCGAATTCAGGCCGAAAACGGCCTCCCGATATTTGCCAACCCCAGGAACTCGGCTTCCGGGTCATTAAGGCAGTTAGACCCCGCGATTACCGCCCGGAGGAACCTTCATTTCTATGCATGGGGAACAGGCAAAGTCGAGGGGGCCCGATTTCATTCCCAGATCGGACTTCTCAATCAGTTGAAAGAATGGGGATTTAGGGTGTCTCCTGAGATGACCCTCTGTCCGTCAATCGAAGCCGCCGTTCAGAAACATCATCAGATTGAAACCGGGAGAAAAGAAATGACCTTTGATATCGACGGCGTGGTCATCAAGGTCAATAAAATAGACGATCAGCAAAAACTCGGAGAAACTGCCCGTCATCCGAGGTGGGGGCTGGCCTATAAATTTAAACCGATGCAAATGACGACCCGAATTCTGAAGATCGAGGTTCAGGTCGGACGGACCGGTATTTTAACCCCTGTCGCTATTTTAGAGCCGGTGGAAATCGGCGGGGTTACCGTTTCGAGGGCGACCCTCCATACCGAGGGAGAGATGCTTGAAAAAAATGTCCTGGTCGGAGATACCGTATTCGTCGAACGGGCGGGGGACGTTATTCCGGAAGTGATTAAACCGGTTGTTGAAAAACGGACAGGACAGGAAACTCCTTTCCATATGCCTTTAGAATGTCCCGTCTGTCATGCCGCCGTAGAAAAGGAGGGGGCCTATCTTTTTTGTATTAATCTCTCCTGTCCGGCACAGATTCAGGGAAAAATTGTCCATCTCTGCTCCAGAAAAGGATTCGATATCGCGGGTTTAGGCAAGAAAAAGGTCGACCAGCTTTATGAAAACGGGTTATTAAAAAATCTCTCAGATATTTTTTATTTAAAATCAAAAAAAGACGAACTGGTAAGGCTTCCCGGATGGGAAGAAAAGTCAACCCAAAACCTGATCGAACAAATTGAGAAATCCAAAAGAATTTCTTTTTCCCGTTTTCTCTATTCTTTAAGTATACGAGGTATCGGTTCCTCGGTTGGTAAAATTTTAAGTCAGCATTTTGGATCGCTCGATCGTTTGGAGAACGGGGCCCAGGAAGAGTTGACCGGTATCTTTGGCATTGGGCCGGAGCTGGCAAATAATATCGTCCATTTTTTTTATGAAGAGAGGAACCGGGAGACCATCGCCCGTATTTTGAAAGCCGGGGTCCAAATTGAATATGAGGCTGTTCCCGTCAAAGGAATCTGGGCAGGGAAAAAGGTCGTAATTACAGGGACTTTTAAATCTCATTCTAGGGAGGAACTGACCGAAAAAATTGAAAAAGAAGGGGGGGAGGTCACTTCTTCGGTCAGTTCTAAAACCCATTTTATTTTGGCAGGTGAAAACCCGGGTTCGAAACTGGATAAAGCCAGGGCGTTGGAAGTCAGGGTCCTCTCCGAAGAGGAGTTCCTTGAAATGGTGAAAGAGTAG
- a CDS encoding acyltransferase, translating into MKIGFIQTRPGFGEKKANVDEVIEMLSSANADLIVLPEFFNSGYQFTSKSEVSSLSEEIPDGYTTKRLIRIAKQKKMYIVAGLPEKKGKLFFNSSILVGPSGFIDVYRKIHLFYEEKLWFSPGNKHLKVHDIGKAQIGMMICFDWFFPEVFRVLALAGADIICHPSNLVLPHCPQAMITRCLENRVFAITANRVGFEEREGKERLTYIGMSQIVSPKGEVLYRASSEKSEMQIMEINPAEAKKKSINRYNHLFEDRRSEFYEALLSPPEE; encoded by the coding sequence ATTAAAATCGGGTTTATTCAAACCCGGCCGGGTTTTGGCGAGAAAAAGGCAAACGTTGATGAAGTGATCGAAATGCTCTCTTCCGCAAATGCCGACCTGATCGTCCTTCCTGAGTTTTTTAACTCCGGGTACCAGTTTACCTCCAAATCAGAAGTTTCTTCCCTTTCAGAAGAAATCCCGGACGGCTATACGACCAAAAGATTAATCAGAATTGCCAAACAGAAAAAAATGTATATCGTCGCCGGATTGCCTGAGAAAAAGGGTAAATTATTTTTTAATTCGTCTATTCTCGTCGGCCCTTCAGGTTTTATCGATGTCTATCGTAAAATCCACCTTTTTTATGAAGAGAAACTTTGGTTTTCCCCGGGTAACAAACACCTGAAGGTCCACGACATCGGCAAAGCCCAGATTGGCATGATGATCTGTTTTGATTGGTTTTTCCCGGAGGTATTCCGCGTTCTAGCCCTGGCTGGCGCAGACATTATCTGCCACCCCTCCAATCTTGTCCTTCCGCACTGTCCCCAGGCCATGATTACCCGTTGTCTTGAAAACAGGGTTTTTGCCATCACCGCCAATCGGGTGGGTTTCGAGGAACGGGAAGGGAAAGAACGCCTCACCTACATCGGCATGAGTCAAATCGTCAGCCCTAAAGGAGAGGTTCTCTACCGGGCTTCAAGCGAAAAGAGTGAGATGCAAATTATGGAAATCAATCCCGCGGAAGCAAAGAAAAAATCGATCAACAGGTACAATCATCTTTTTGAAGACAGAAGGTCTGAGTTTTACGAGGCTTTGCTCTCTCCTCCCGAGGAATAA
- a CDS encoding endonuclease III — protein sequence MDLAGINKAVSILKKEIKQWKIPVVGVIANESRDPFLVLISTILSLRTKDKTTFEASNRLFTLASTPEEMIKLSPAQIEKAIYPVGFYKTKAKSILHTCNDLINRFHSKVPGNLEDLLTLKGVGRKTANLVLTLGYDQYGICVDTHVHRISNRFGFIKTKTPDESEIVLRQKLPKRHWKIYNDLLVAFGQNLCKPVSPHCSHCKLLSLCKRAGVKSSR from the coding sequence ATGGATCTTGCCGGAATTAATAAAGCGGTTTCAATTCTAAAAAAAGAAATCAAACAGTGGAAAATCCCTGTTGTCGGCGTCATCGCCAATGAGTCCAGAGATCCCTTTCTGGTTCTTATTTCGACCATCCTTAGTTTGAGAACGAAAGACAAAACAACGTTTGAGGCGTCCAACAGGCTTTTCACCCTTGCCTCCACCCCCGAAGAAATGATAAAGCTTTCTCCGGCTCAGATTGAAAAAGCCATCTATCCGGTCGGTTTTTATAAAACCAAAGCCAAATCAATTCTTCACACGTGTAACGATCTAATCAATCGGTTCCATTCCAAAGTTCCCGGCAATCTGGAAGACCTCCTGACGTTGAAAGGGGTCGGAAGAAAAACGGCGAATCTCGTCTTAACGCTTGGTTATGATCAATACGGCATTTGCGTCGATACCCATGTGCACCGTATTTCCAACCGGTTTGGGTTTATTAAAACAAAGACGCCCGATGAAAGCGAAATAGTCCTCCGGCAAAAACTTCCCAAACGTCATTGGAAGATTTACAATGACCTGCTCGTAGCCTTTGGCCAGAATCTTTGCAAACCTGTATCCCCTCATTGCAGTCACTGTAAGCTCCTTTCACTGTGTAAAAGGGCCGGAGTAAAATCCTCCAGATAA
- the smc gene encoding chromosome segregation protein SMC codes for MRLKKIEILGFKSFCDKTTINFQSGVTAVVGPNGCGKSNIADAILWVLGEQSAKTLRGEKMEDVIFNGTESRKSLGLSEVNLTLGDIATGQLSGDFSEYQELTITRRLYRSGESDYLINKIQCRLKDIRDLLIDTGAGAKGHTIIEQGKVDEILNSSPARRREIIEETAGISKYKIRRNEALRKLDATQQNLLRVRDIMGEVKKQMNSLDRQARKAERYQAVNQEMKKLEAALSVYEGKALEAAAQELKKELDEYEIKTIGLDTKLTQMDFEIEQARLQIVEKENELNRFIQNISEKEGQIQKQESRILLLESQLTEWKEQARQALEERARYQASFAEMENKKNDLKKAHEAVNILLVEKEKLLREKEREDHDLFEKVNRHRIEFDAENSNFTRIITETGNLAARMATHSSRREEIQKRLEKESGECEEVRRHLLNSKSLESEELNKQTRLAEAFEQMVTERLRLEEELKSLQAESHGVGEALSQKKEKLHSSRARLESLNDLQKNRVGYWQGIKSLLKGKETGEITVDLKGCVADFIEVQPQFEKAIESVLNEKLQGILVNSVVESHDLIQYLKSKNFGKGLFILREPRLLRGEPWIEKNEAVFGPALEKVICKPGYEKVVESLLGHVVIVKDLMTAYALWEQNGGPFTFVTLEGEVIEGSGMIWGGSKENGGGGLLQRQREIKELQNDVNQFSLELKQMDEEQAQLQSRVQTLIQQKKNQEEALHQLEIEKTMQANLLEKLRHDCERFEAREAQLKKEMEKGFESISLIDRDAQLLQVESLTIQESKIQLEERLAGLKRSLQEKMTEKDQLAVQLTEIKIEATSLKSKVNHTLLNLNELENSQKDAAAKIAFKEETALNLEIKQNGALLEKKTVLQTISELNQDLGLIKSQKTVLVEDHEVLINNLRTKEDAYRLNRKEIDEAVKKKNDLEVKWTEVRIKLEHIDQFLQTHYQTTLQNAMQEEYPELEYELAKTTLSELKAKIDQIGPVNVTAIDEFKELEERFNFLTAQEGDLTQSIQSLQEAIQKINKTTRILFNETFVALNQKFMEVFVSFFEGGKAELILLDDSNPFESGVDIIVQPPGKKVRNVSMLSGGEKALTAIALLFASFLIHPSPFCILDEIDAPLDEENIRRFTTVLKKMTDHSQFIVITHNKRTMEIADILYGVTQEEPGISRLISVRMNHAGAPQELQPVVAS; via the coding sequence ATGCGCTTAAAAAAAATCGAGATCCTGGGATTTAAGTCTTTTTGCGACAAGACGACGATTAACTTCCAATCGGGTGTGACCGCCGTTGTGGGGCCTAACGGATGCGGAAAGAGCAACATTGCCGATGCCATACTATGGGTTCTGGGGGAGCAGAGCGCTAAAACCCTCCGTGGTGAAAAGATGGAAGATGTTATTTTTAACGGGACGGAAAGCCGGAAAAGTCTTGGATTGTCGGAAGTCAATCTGACGCTGGGCGACATTGCCACCGGTCAGTTATCAGGGGATTTTAGCGAATATCAGGAATTAACAATCACCCGGCGGCTTTACCGATCCGGGGAAAGTGATTATTTAATCAACAAAATTCAGTGTCGGCTGAAGGATATTCGGGATCTTTTAATTGATACCGGTGCGGGGGCAAAAGGACATACGATTATCGAGCAGGGGAAGGTCGATGAGATTTTAAATTCTTCTCCGGCCAGACGAAGGGAAATCATTGAAGAGACGGCGGGGATCTCAAAGTACAAAATCCGTCGGAATGAGGCTTTACGGAAGCTTGACGCTACCCAGCAGAACCTTCTTCGGGTTCGGGACATTATGGGCGAGGTTAAAAAGCAGATGAATTCCCTGGACCGGCAGGCACGAAAGGCCGAACGGTATCAGGCAGTCAATCAGGAGATGAAAAAGCTTGAAGCGGCTTTGTCGGTTTACGAAGGAAAGGCGCTCGAGGCGGCGGCTCAGGAATTAAAAAAAGAACTCGATGAATATGAAATCAAAACAATAGGATTGGATACCAAACTGACTCAAATGGATTTCGAGATTGAACAGGCCCGTTTACAGATCGTTGAAAAAGAAAACGAACTCAATCGTTTCATCCAGAATATCAGTGAAAAAGAGGGGCAAATTCAAAAGCAAGAGAGTCGAATTTTGCTCCTCGAGTCGCAGCTGACCGAATGGAAAGAACAGGCCAGACAGGCTCTTGAAGAACGCGCGCGGTATCAAGCTTCTTTCGCGGAGATGGAAAATAAAAAGAACGACTTAAAAAAAGCACATGAAGCCGTTAATATTTTACTGGTCGAAAAAGAAAAACTTCTCCGCGAAAAAGAGAGAGAAGACCATGACCTGTTTGAAAAAGTGAACCGGCACCGGATTGAATTTGACGCCGAAAATTCCAATTTCACCCGAATCATTACAGAAACTGGAAATCTGGCCGCCCGCATGGCGACCCATTCTTCACGCCGTGAAGAAATCCAGAAAAGGCTGGAAAAAGAGTCTGGCGAATGCGAGGAGGTGCGCCGCCACCTCTTAAACTCGAAGTCGCTTGAGTCAGAGGAGCTTAATAAGCAGACCCGTCTTGCGGAAGCGTTTGAGCAAATGGTGACGGAGCGCTTGAGGCTGGAAGAAGAGTTGAAGTCTCTACAGGCTGAATCTCACGGTGTAGGAGAAGCTCTGTCTCAAAAGAAGGAAAAGCTTCATTCCAGCCGCGCGCGGTTAGAATCATTAAATGATCTTCAAAAAAACCGGGTTGGATATTGGCAGGGAATAAAATCACTTTTAAAGGGAAAAGAAACCGGGGAAATTACAGTTGATTTGAAGGGGTGTGTGGCCGATTTCATTGAAGTTCAGCCCCAGTTTGAAAAAGCCATTGAATCGGTATTAAATGAAAAACTTCAAGGGATTTTGGTCAATTCAGTGGTCGAAAGTCATGATTTGATTCAATACCTGAAATCTAAAAATTTTGGAAAAGGATTATTCATATTAAGGGAGCCTCGCCTGTTAAGAGGGGAACCCTGGATTGAAAAAAATGAAGCTGTTTTTGGTCCCGCCCTCGAAAAGGTGATATGTAAACCTGGCTATGAAAAAGTCGTCGAATCGCTGCTGGGTCATGTTGTCATTGTAAAAGATTTAATGACGGCCTATGCCCTCTGGGAACAAAACGGAGGACCGTTTACCTTTGTGACCCTGGAAGGAGAGGTCATTGAAGGTTCCGGTATGATTTGGGGCGGATCTAAAGAAAACGGCGGCGGAGGTCTTCTTCAAAGGCAGAGAGAAATTAAAGAATTACAAAATGACGTCAACCAGTTTTCGCTTGAGCTTAAGCAGATGGATGAAGAGCAGGCACAACTCCAATCACGGGTGCAAACGCTGATTCAACAGAAGAAAAACCAGGAAGAGGCCCTCCATCAGTTAGAAATTGAAAAGACGATGCAGGCAAACCTGCTTGAAAAGCTCAGACATGATTGTGAGCGATTTGAAGCCCGGGAAGCTCAACTGAAAAAAGAGATGGAAAAGGGATTCGAATCGATTTCTTTGATTGACAGGGACGCTCAATTGTTGCAGGTAGAAAGTCTTACGATCCAGGAATCCAAAATTCAACTGGAAGAACGGCTTGCCGGCTTGAAACGTTCCCTTCAGGAAAAAATGACCGAGAAAGACCAGCTTGCCGTTCAACTCACGGAAATAAAAATCGAGGCAACGTCCCTCAAGAGCAAGGTGAATCACACCCTCCTTAATTTAAACGAATTGGAGAATTCACAAAAAGACGCCGCCGCAAAAATCGCTTTTAAAGAAGAAACCGCTTTGAACCTGGAGATCAAGCAAAACGGGGCCCTTTTGGAAAAAAAGACGGTTCTTCAAACCATTTCTGAGCTTAACCAGGATTTGGGCCTGATTAAAAGCCAAAAGACAGTCCTTGTTGAAGATCATGAAGTCTTGATTAACAATTTAAGGACCAAAGAAGACGCCTATCGCCTCAATCGAAAAGAAATTGACGAGGCGGTCAAAAAGAAAAATGATTTAGAGGTCAAGTGGACCGAGGTTCGGATAAAACTGGAACATATCGATCAATTTTTGCAGACCCACTATCAAACAACGCTCCAAAACGCTATGCAGGAAGAATATCCGGAGCTCGAGTATGAATTGGCCAAAACCACCCTTTCAGAGTTAAAGGCGAAAATTGACCAGATCGGGCCCGTGAATGTGACGGCCATTGATGAATTTAAAGAATTAGAGGAAAGATTTAATTTTCTTACGGCACAGGAAGGCGATTTAACGCAATCGATTCAGTCCCTTCAGGAGGCCATTCAAAAAATCAATAAAACGACCCGGATTCTTTTCAATGAAACCTTCGTCGCGCTCAATCAAAAATTTATGGAAGTATTTGTGTCGTTTTTTGAAGGCGGGAAGGCCGAACTCATTTTATTGGATGACAGCAATCCTTTTGAGTCGGGGGTGGATATTATTGTTCAGCCGCCCGGTAAAAAGGTGAGAAATGTATCGATGCTTTCAGGGGGAGAAAAGGCGCTTACGGCGATTGCCCTTTTGTTTGCCAGTTTCTTGATTCATCCGAGCCCTTTTTGTATTCTCGACGAAATCGATGCCCCGCTTGATGAAGAAAATATCAGGCGTTTTACGACGGTGCTTAAAAAAATGACCGATCATTCCCAGTTTATTGTCATTACCCACAATAAACGAACCATGGAGATTGCGGATATTCTCTACGGGGTGACCCAGGAAGAACCGGGGATTTCCAGGCTGATTTCCGTCCGAATGAATCATGCGGGGGCGCCTCAAGAGTTACAGCCGGTTGTAGCATCATAA